The following coding sequences lie in one Bacteroidota bacterium genomic window:
- a CDS encoding T9SS type A sorting domain-containing protein: MEHNFATPDPAYAIPYRLSPNHYWKVDGILPATFDAKATLTYDGRTTAFSGNFWLDNNLVTTFEDSLVLLYRPNPSMNWGLYPYYTKNMQANNNDKRGIITIDSLQLGEYVFAMMDYASGIQNYSFSSTANSLKVFPNPAKDIVMVDFVASGINLSDNSLLVITDVSGKIIHREKLNQQQTIAINTSTFSNGLYFVSIKTKEGLVAKNRFIVAH; encoded by the coding sequence GTGGAACATAATTTTGCAACACCTGATCCTGCATATGCTATTCCTTATCGTTTGTCGCCTAACCACTATTGGAAAGTGGATGGAATTCTTCCTGCTACTTTTGATGCGAAAGCCACTTTAACATATGATGGACGTACAACGGCTTTTTCAGGTAATTTTTGGTTGGATAACAATTTGGTAACTACCTTTGAAGATAGTTTGGTGTTGCTTTATCGCCCCAATCCATCTATGAATTGGGGTTTGTATCCTTATTATACAAAAAACATGCAGGCAAACAACAATGATAAACGCGGTATCATTACCATTGATTCGTTGCAATTGGGTGAATATGTTTTTGCGATGATGGATTATGCATCGGGAATTCAGAATTATTCCTTTTCCTCAACTGCTAATTCATTGAAAGTGTTTCCGAATCCGGCAAAAGATATCGTAATGGTTGATTTTGTTGCTTCAGGAATAAACCTTTCTGATAATTCATTGTTAGTGATTACAGATGTCTCCGGTAAAATCATTCATAGAGAAAAACTAAATCAACAACAGACAATAGCCATCAATACTTCCACTTTTTCAAATGGATTGTATTTTGTTTCAATTAAAACAAAAGAAGGACTTGTTGCAAAAAATAGATTTATTGTTGCACATTAA
- a CDS encoding UbiD family decarboxylase, with amino-acid sequence MGYKSTQACITDLEKHGHLIRIKEEVSSDLEMAAIHLRVFENNGPAILFENIKNCKFQAVSNLYGSVERSKFIFRDTIEKIKILIDLKNNPMEAVKHPLKYANVGLTAFSALPKRSRFSNPVLQNQTTISALPQIKCWPNDGGAFVTLPLVYSEDIDKPGVMHSNLGMYRIQLSGNEYVKDKEIGLHYQLHRGIGVHQTKSNAKNKPLKVSIFVGGPPSLTLGAVMPLPEGMSELTFAGALGNRRIRYTYDDDFCIASDADFVITGEVYPNQNKPEGPFGDHLGYYSLKHDFPLMRVHKVYHRNNAIWPFTVVGRPPQEDTSFGALIHEITGNAIPNEIPGLKDVHAVDASGVHPLLLAIGSERYTPYTNERKPQEILTIANHILGKGQLSLAKYLFIIAGEDNPKLTTHDVADYFKHVLERVDWTRDLHFHTRTSIDTLDYSGDGLNSGSKVVVAAAGEKKRELATSLPELNLPDGFKNPKVVMPGVIAIQAEKFVDASITNKNVLQLTSHLLNLTSFPLIIVCDDSDFVSKNLNNFLWATFTRSNPSHDMYGVDSFVENKHWGCRGSLIIDARIKPHHAPPLIKDPEIEKRVDALGVKGRSLHGII; translated from the coding sequence ATGGGATACAAGAGTACGCAAGCGTGCATTACAGATTTAGAGAAACATGGGCATCTGATTCGTATTAAAGAAGAAGTTAGTTCCGACTTGGAGATGGCTGCCATTCATCTTCGTGTATTTGAAAACAACGGACCGGCTATTTTATTTGAAAATATTAAGAATTGTAAGTTTCAAGCTGTATCCAATTTATACGGTTCTGTTGAGAGAAGTAAATTTATTTTCAGAGATACAATTGAGAAAATAAAAATACTTATCGATTTAAAAAATAATCCGATGGAAGCGGTTAAGCATCCATTGAAGTACGCGAATGTCGGTTTGACCGCTTTTTCTGCTCTTCCTAAAAGATCGAGATTCTCTAATCCTGTTTTACAAAATCAAACAACCATTTCGGCCTTGCCTCAAATAAAATGTTGGCCCAATGATGGTGGAGCTTTTGTTACACTTCCATTGGTTTATTCTGAGGATATTGATAAACCCGGTGTGATGCATTCAAATTTAGGAATGTATCGAATTCAGTTAAGTGGTAATGAATATGTAAAGGATAAAGAGATTGGTTTGCATTACCAGTTGCATCGTGGCATTGGAGTGCATCAAACAAAATCGAATGCAAAAAATAAACCTTTAAAAGTAAGCATCTTTGTTGGCGGTCCACCTTCACTCACACTCGGAGCGGTGATGCCTCTTCCGGAAGGAATGAGTGAACTCACCTTTGCAGGTGCGCTGGGAAACCGCAGAATCCGATATACATATGACGATGATTTTTGTATCGCTTCTGATGCCGATTTTGTAATTACAGGTGAAGTGTACCCGAATCAAAATAAGCCGGAAGGACCTTTTGGAGATCATTTGGGATATTATAGCTTAAAGCATGATTTCCCATTGATGCGCGTTCACAAAGTGTATCACCGTAACAATGCCATTTGGCCTTTTACGGTTGTTGGTCGTCCGCCTCAAGAAGATACCAGCTTCGGTGCCTTGATTCATGAGATTACCGGAAATGCAATTCCGAACGAAATTCCAGGATTAAAAGATGTTCACGCGGTTGATGCTTCCGGTGTTCATCCTTTGTTGTTGGCTATTGGAAGCGAGCGTTACACTCCTTATACTAATGAGCGTAAACCACAGGAAATTTTAACCATTGCGAATCATATCCTTGGCAAAGGACAATTAAGTTTAGCGAAATATTTATTCATCATTGCCGGTGAAGATAATCCGAAATTGACAACACATGATGTTGCGGATTATTTCAAACATGTGTTGGAGCGGGTTGATTGGACAAGAGATTTACATTTTCATACACGTACTTCTATTGATACATTGGATTATAGCGGTGATGGATTAAATAGTGGTAGCAAAGTGGTGGTTGCTGCTGCCGGAGAAAAGAAAAGAGAATTGGCGACAAGTTTGCCGGAACTGAATTTGCCAGATGGTTTCAAAAATCCTAAAGTAGTTATGCCTGGAGTTATTGCGATCCAAGCTGAAAAATTTGTGGATGCATCAATTACTAATAAAAATGTTTTGCAACTCACTTCTCACCTCTTAAACCTTACCTCTTTTCCTTTAATAATTGTTTGTGACGATTCTGATTTCGTTTCGAAAAATTTAAATAATTTCCTTTGGGCCACCTTTACAAGAAGTAACCCTTCGCACGATATGTATGGGGTAGATAGTTTTGTGGAAAATAAACATTGGGGTTGTAGAGGCTCGTTGATTATTGATGCAAGAATAAAACCGCATCATGCACCTCCATTAATCAAAGATCCGGAAATTGAAAAACGTGTGGATGCCTTAGGCGTTAAAGGAAGATCGTTGCATGGAATTATTTAG